One stretch of Lucilia cuprina isolate Lc7/37 chromosome 6, ASM2204524v1, whole genome shotgun sequence DNA includes these proteins:
- the LOC111682136 gene encoding FMRFamide neuropeptides — translation MGPFLVLFLALQLCYTQTLSKVVNDPQYGINSLNDKLNDYTQLVPPTPEYSNENEEFDDDDFSIADINDDDITSIQTIDDKMELKFRQPIEGVNIDYARNAVVLKFHKNNAKSMMKMNTLENEKKKSVQDNFIRFGKRSYEEFPLVNSLDEGFGLKNAGMRLERSHQTARDARGDNFMRFGRSANTKNDFMRFGRGGNDFMRFGRSPTQDFMRFGRAAASDNFMRFGRQANQDFMRFGRSPSQDFMRFGRSPSQDFMRFGRSPSQDFMRFGRSPSQDFMRFGRAPSQDFMRFGRAGQDNFMRFGRNPQQDFMRFGRTPQQDFMRFGRNTPKIPQNFMRYSRPDNFMRFGRTPPQPSDNFIRFGKSIEKSNDKNSSQPLLGKNELKQAVKLIHEADKNADNENPVDKAIKVLFDKHQQQDQDDKVHSNELNLDSSNQHNDNNDNTELDSDLDYFLKMSK, via the coding sequence ATGGGCCCCTTCTTAGTACTATTCTTGGCTCTACAACTTTGCTATACTCAAACCTTAAGTAAAGTCGTAAATGATCCTCAATATGGCATTAATTCATTAAACGATAAATTAAACGATTACACCCAACTAGTACCGCCAACACCCGAATACTCAAATGAAAACGAAGAATTTGATGACGATGACTTCAGCATAGCCGATATAAACGATGATGATATAACCTCTATACAAACGATTGATGATAAAATGGAATTAAAATTTCGCCAGCCCATTGAAGGGGTAAATATTGATTATGCTCGTAATGCGGTAGTAttgaaatttcacaaaaataatgCGAAATCTATGATGAAAATGAATACGCTGGAGAATGAGAAAAAGAAATCGGTACAGGATAATTTTATACGTTTTGGCAAGAGATCATATGAAGAATTTCCTTTGGTTAATAGTTTGGATGAAGGTTTTGGCCTTAAGAATGCGGGTATGCGTTTAGAGCGTAGCCATCAAACGGCCAGAGATGCTAGGGGTGACAACTTTATGCGTTTTGGCCGATCGGCGAATACGAAAAATGATTTTATGCGTTTCGGCCGAGGTGGTAATGATTTTATGCGCTTTGGTCGTTCACCAACACAAGATTTTATGCGTTTTGGTCGTGCTGCTGCAAGTGATAATTTTATGCGTTTCGGTCGTCAAGCTAATCAAGATTTTATGAGATTTGGTCGTTCTCCCAGTCAAGATTTTATGAGATTCGGTCGTTCTCCCAGTCAAGATTTTATGAGATTTGGCCGATCTCCCAGTCAAGATTTCATGAGATTTGGCCGATCTCCCAGTCAAGATTTCATGAGATTCGGTCGTGCTCCCAGCCAAGATTTTATGAGATTCGGGCGTGCTGGCCAAGATAACTTTATGCGTTTCGGCCGTAATCCTCAACAAGATTTCATGAGATTCGGTCGTACCCCTCAACAAGATTTCATGAGATTTGGACGTAACACACccaaaataccacaaaattttatgCGCTACAGTAGACCTGATAATTTTATGCGTTTCGGACGTACTCCCCCACAACCTTCGGATAATTTCATACGTTTTGGCAAGAGTATAGAAAAATCTAACGATAAAAACTCATCACAACCTCTGTTGGGTAAAAATGAATTGAAACAAGCTGTCAAACTAATACACGAAGCCGATAAAAATGCCGATAATGAAAATCCTGTCGATAAAGCTATTAAAGTACTTTTCGATAAACATCAACAGCAAGATCAAGATGACAAAGTCCATAGTAATGAGTTAAATTTGGATTCCTCAAATCAACATAATGACAACAACGATAACACTGAACTAGACTCTGATTTGGACTATTTCttgaaaatgtcaaaataa